One uncultured Fibrobacter sp. genomic region harbors:
- a CDS encoding 2Fe-2S iron-sulfur cluster-binding protein: MSNFYNMPKLPTENSPKVEIFVDDKAVMVPGDTNLLEALKAIGIETPHVCYHPYLPVSGNCRQCLVEQEGPRGRMLVIACYTPVMPGMKIYTPASSARVKNARKATQEFMLVNHPLDCPICDKAGECTLQENYMEAGQNESRMRPEYGKNYHGNPAHQFIDAKGQLRGGKHVDLGPRVLLDEERCVQCDRCVRFMRTIAGSEQLQLAGRADHTYITTFPGEKLDHEYDLCVTDVCPVGAMTAKYFRFQKRVWLLSHTPTVSMDDSLGANIWLDHADGHIYRVMPRCNPEVNRSWLSNTSRLAFQEFDKNRLPAMGFHVIQEALAEAKKNGGKVALVAGGSCTIEDLAALRMLKEALGDSAELFGGTFKKVGAPDGIAMSGDPLANRAAFKLLGIPDDNLDNLVDRCRKDVVKGAPEFKVLLTVNMDIFGEGGAAVAALEKIPTRIALTPFNDATAQKATLAFGIRHWSEVQGTMVNSLNILQKLNACPVCPDEKIRAAYDVLSELAGSKFESAFEAFRHAGEYAGVLAGLSYDTIKSTGKLLEGGNA; encoded by the coding sequence ATGAGTAACTTCTACAACATGCCGAAACTCCCGACCGAGAATAGCCCGAAGGTGGAAATCTTCGTGGACGACAAGGCCGTGATGGTTCCTGGCGATACGAACCTGCTCGAAGCCCTGAAGGCTATCGGGATTGAAACTCCTCACGTCTGTTACCACCCGTATTTGCCGGTGTCCGGTAACTGCCGCCAGTGCCTGGTGGAGCAAGAAGGCCCGCGTGGCCGTATGCTCGTGATTGCCTGCTACACGCCGGTTATGCCGGGTATGAAAATCTACACGCCGGCCTCCAGCGCCCGTGTGAAGAATGCCCGCAAGGCAACGCAGGAATTCATGCTGGTGAACCACCCGCTCGATTGCCCGATTTGCGACAAGGCCGGTGAATGCACCCTGCAAGAGAACTACATGGAAGCGGGCCAGAACGAATCCCGCATGCGCCCCGAATACGGCAAGAACTACCACGGCAATCCGGCCCATCAGTTTATCGATGCAAAGGGTCAGCTCCGTGGCGGTAAGCACGTGGACCTCGGTCCCCGCGTTTTGCTCGACGAAGAACGCTGCGTGCAGTGCGACCGTTGCGTACGCTTTATGCGTACGATCGCCGGTTCCGAACAGCTGCAGCTTGCCGGCCGCGCCGACCATACCTACATTACGACGTTCCCGGGTGAAAAGCTCGATCACGAATACGACTTGTGCGTGACCGATGTTTGCCCCGTGGGTGCCATGACCGCGAAGTACTTCCGTTTCCAGAAGCGTGTATGGCTCTTGAGTCACACGCCGACGGTTTCGATGGATGACTCTCTCGGTGCTAACATTTGGCTGGATCATGCCGATGGTCACATCTACCGTGTGATGCCGCGTTGCAACCCCGAAGTGAACCGCAGCTGGCTCTCTAATACGAGCCGCCTCGCTTTCCAGGAATTCGACAAGAACCGTCTCCCGGCGATGGGCTTCCACGTGATTCAAGAAGCCCTTGCAGAAGCCAAGAAGAATGGGGGCAAGGTCGCCCTCGTTGCCGGTGGCTCCTGCACCATCGAAGACCTCGCTGCGCTCCGCATGCTGAAAGAAGCCTTGGGCGACTCCGCCGAACTTTTCGGCGGGACCTTCAAGAAGGTTGGTGCCCCCGATGGCATTGCCATGAGTGGCGACCCGCTTGCAAACCGCGCCGCATTCAAGCTGCTCGGTATTCCCGATGACAACCTCGACAATCTCGTTGACCGTTGCAGAAAGGATGTCGTGAAGGGTGCTCCCGAATTCAAGGTACTCCTCACGGTGAATATGGATATCTTCGGCGAAGGTGGTGCCGCTGTCGCCGCCCTCGAAAAGATTCCGACCCGAATCGCTCTCACTCCGTTCAACGATGCGACTGCACAAAAGGCAACGCTTGCCTTCGGTATCCGCCACTGGAGCGAAGTCCAGGGTACCATGGTGAACAGCCTGAACATTCTGCAAAAGTTGAATGCATGCCCGGTATGCCCCGATGAAAAGATCCGCGCCGCTTACGATGTTCTTTCGGAACTCGCCGGAAGCAAATTCGAAAGTGCGTTCGAAGCCTTCAGACATGCGGGCGAATATGCAGGCGTGCTT
- the nuoF gene encoding NADH-quinone oxidoreductase subunit NuoF, translating into MAEVVKVCTGNFGKGAQDIEVYKKLGGYANISDRLFNMSQFEVIDYVQRSGLRGRGGAGFPTGMKWSFVPRNSGKPVYIVVNADEGEGGTFKDHFLMMEDPHRLIEGLIIAAWALGTRAAYIYCRGEFLPCIESMNKALNQAYAAGYLGENIMGTKFCFDIFVHRGAGAYICGEETALINSLEGQKGQPRLKPPFPAVSGAWKSPTCVNNVETIMALPWIFQHDPSEYAKMGTPRAGGTKVFCISGDVKNPGVYEAPLGTPMMTMINDYAGGVVGGNLKAVLPGGSSCAPLNAGECAVATMDYECLASMKTMFGSGAMIVINDTHNMAELLNVLGNFYSHESCGQCTPCREGTGLLHRILNQIVEGKGHDGDVELMQSLSGGFGGVTICPLSISLGGPVSSYTAKFRADFDELIAKNPDHAKPRVQENYRPGIFW; encoded by the coding sequence ATGGCTGAAGTAGTAAAAGTTTGTACAGGAAATTTTGGCAAGGGCGCCCAGGACATTGAAGTCTACAAGAAACTGGGTGGCTACGCAAACATTTCGGATCGCTTGTTCAACATGAGCCAGTTCGAAGTGATTGACTACGTACAACGTTCCGGTCTCCGTGGCCGTGGCGGTGCAGGCTTCCCGACCGGTATGAAGTGGAGTTTTGTTCCGCGTAATTCCGGCAAGCCCGTGTATATCGTGGTGAACGCTGACGAAGGCGAAGGCGGTACGTTCAAGGATCACTTCCTGATGATGGAAGATCCGCACCGCCTCATCGAAGGCCTGATTATCGCGGCTTGGGCGCTCGGTACCCGTGCGGCTTACATCTACTGCCGTGGCGAGTTCCTGCCCTGCATCGAGAGCATGAACAAGGCGCTGAACCAGGCATACGCTGCCGGTTACCTCGGCGAAAATATCATGGGCACCAAGTTCTGCTTCGATATCTTCGTGCATCGCGGTGCAGGCGCCTACATCTGCGGTGAAGAAACTGCTCTTATCAACTCGCTCGAAGGCCAGAAGGGTCAGCCCCGCCTGAAGCCGCCTTTCCCGGCGGTGAGCGGTGCATGGAAGTCTCCGACTTGCGTGAACAACGTGGAAACCATCATGGCTCTCCCGTGGATTTTCCAGCATGACCCGAGCGAATACGCTAAGATGGGTACTCCCCGTGCAGGCGGTACCAAGGTGTTCTGCATCTCGGGTGATGTCAAGAATCCGGGTGTGTACGAAGCTCCGCTCGGCACTCCGATGATGACGATGATTAATGATTATGCCGGCGGTGTCGTGGGCGGAAACCTGAAGGCTGTGCTTCCGGGGGGTTCTTCTTGCGCTCCGCTGAATGCAGGCGAATGTGCCGTGGCCACCATGGACTACGAATGCCTTGCCTCGATGAAGACGATGTTCGGTTCGGGCGCCATGATCGTGATTAACGATACGCACAACATGGCTGAACTCCTGAACGTGCTCGGCAACTTCTACAGCCACGAATCTTGCGGCCAGTGCACTCCGTGCCGCGAAGGTACGGGCCTTCTGCACCGCATTCTGAACCAGATTGTGGAAGGCAAGGGCCACGATGGCGACGTGGAACTGATGCAGAGCCTCTCCGGTGGATTTGGCGGCGTGACGATTTGCCCGCTGTCTATCTCGCTCGGTGGCCCGGTGTCTAGCTACACTGCAAAGTTCAGAGCCGACTTTGATGAATTAATCGCAAAGAACCCCGACCACGCCAAGCCGCGTGTTCAGGAAAACTATCGTCCTGGAATTTTCTGGTAA
- a CDS encoding NAD(P)H-dependent oxidoreductase subunit E: MTQHIQGAVQFVSNNHLKFDGPSEAIPALPDPGQTFGYVNKAVPQPAPKEVLAKLDTPEIKERCADLLSRYPVGQGALLEVLWLVQGVFGWVPTEGIRWAANVCGCAPAHALGVATFYTMYNHAPKGKFLLQFCRNISCAIKGAQPLIKYVENKLGIKSGETTPDGMFTVLQVECLGSCGNGPMMLVNDDFATDVVDGQLKMKRGTTLTEASIDRIIDWCKAHANNVPKHDVLGGVVKGHGGHPGAPGATAKPQVADYAPPSPVLNVKAEADENGATLTWKGAPEFTKIVVEKKDGSSWVAVGEPGVKDKAFVDAAGKVGDVYRMIATSGERTAKPSKEAVTTQKPATVEEAK; this comes from the coding sequence ATGACACAACATATTCAAGGTGCAGTTCAGTTTGTATCGAATAACCACTTGAAGTTCGACGGTCCGAGCGAAGCGATTCCCGCTCTCCCGGATCCGGGTCAGACTTTTGGCTACGTGAACAAGGCTGTTCCGCAGCCCGCCCCGAAGGAAGTGCTTGCAAAGCTTGACACTCCTGAAATCAAGGAACGTTGCGCCGACTTGCTCAGCCGTTACCCGGTGGGCCAGGGCGCTCTCCTCGAAGTCCTTTGGCTGGTGCAGGGCGTGTTCGGTTGGGTTCCGACCGAAGGTATCCGCTGGGCTGCAAACGTCTGCGGTTGCGCTCCGGCTCATGCTCTCGGCGTCGCTACTTTCTATACCATGTATAACCATGCCCCGAAGGGCAAGTTCCTGTTGCAGTTCTGCCGCAACATCAGCTGCGCTATCAAGGGTGCCCAGCCGCTCATCAAGTATGTGGAAAACAAGCTTGGCATCAAGAGTGGCGAGACGACTCCCGATGGCATGTTTACCGTGCTCCAGGTGGAATGCCTCGGTAGCTGCGGCAACGGCCCGATGATGCTCGTGAACGATGACTTTGCCACCGACGTGGTCGACGGTCAGCTCAAGATGAAGCGCGGTACGACTCTTACCGAAGCAAGCATCGACCGCATTATTGACTGGTGCAAGGCTCACGCGAACAATGTTCCGAAGCATGACGTGCTCGGTGGTGTGGTGAAGGGCCACGGCGGCCATCCCGGTGCTCCGGGCGCTACGGCTAAGCCGCAGGTCGCTGACTATGCTCCGCCTTCTCCGGTTCTGAACGTGAAGGCCGAAGCCGACGAAAACGGTGCCACCCTCACTTGGAAGGGCGCTCCCGAATTCACGAAGATTGTCGTCGAAAAGAAGGATGGTTCTTCCTGGGTCGCTGTCGGTGAACCCGGCGTGAAGGACAAGGCTTTTGTAGACGCTGCCGGTAAGGTCGGTGACGTGTACCGCATGATTGCCACTTCGGGCGAACGCACTGCAAAACCTTCCAAGGAAGCGGTTACCACCCAGAAGCCCGCGACCGTAGAGGAGGCTAAGTAA
- a CDS encoding NADH-quinone oxidoreductase subunit D: protein MIVLDPNGEKMNLMALNVGPTHPATHHCVRLLAALDGETIVAGVHEIGFMHRGFEKMVERGTWQQVIPYTDRLNYCSAMMNNIAFCRAVENMYGIEIPERTKVLRVIVNELSRINDHFICVAAAFQDLGGTTPFMYAFNPREEIMLIWEKLTGARLTNSFARIGGLYRDSYDGFENDVLAACKSVEKALKDLHACLDRNRIFLDRTVGVGKISAERAISYGWTGPCLRATGVESDLRKDEPYYDYETYDWEVVVGTQGDANDRLQVRLAEIEESVKIVRQALKRLAPGPVDIVDPRIRVPAHKLAYQDMEALIGRFKSVYEGIRVPEGEYYCASECANGELGFTIVSDGSGHPYRIKVRSPSFAHVSAFNELVEGLTLADSMATLPGLNMIAGELDR, encoded by the coding sequence ATGATCGTACTTGACCCGAATGGCGAAAAGATGAACCTGATGGCCCTGAACGTGGGCCCGACGCATCCGGCGACTCACCACTGCGTGCGCCTGCTGGCTGCTCTCGATGGCGAAACCATCGTGGCCGGTGTCCATGAAATTGGCTTTATGCACCGCGGCTTTGAAAAGATGGTCGAACGCGGCACCTGGCAGCAGGTGATTCCGTACACCGACCGCCTCAACTACTGCTCTGCAATGATGAACAACATTGCGTTCTGCCGCGCAGTCGAAAACATGTACGGTATCGAAATCCCGGAACGTACCAAGGTGCTCCGCGTGATTGTGAACGAACTCTCCCGTATCAACGACCACTTTATTTGCGTCGCTGCAGCTTTCCAGGACTTGGGCGGTACGACTCCGTTCATGTACGCCTTCAACCCGCGTGAAGAAATCATGCTGATTTGGGAAAAGCTCACGGGAGCACGCCTCACCAACAGCTTTGCCCGCATCGGCGGCCTCTACCGCGACAGCTACGACGGCTTCGAAAACGACGTACTCGCAGCTTGCAAATCGGTGGAAAAGGCCCTCAAGGACCTGCATGCCTGCTTGGACCGTAACCGTATCTTCCTCGACCGTACCGTGGGTGTCGGCAAGATTTCTGCCGAACGCGCCATCAGCTACGGCTGGACCGGTCCGTGTCTCCGTGCCACGGGTGTCGAAAGCGACCTCCGCAAGGATGAACCTTACTACGACTACGAAACCTACGACTGGGAAGTCGTGGTCGGCACACAGGGCGACGCCAACGACCGTCTGCAGGTGCGCCTTGCCGAAATCGAAGAATCTGTGAAGATTGTGCGCCAGGCCCTGAAGCGCCTCGCTCCGGGCCCGGTCGACATCGTCGACCCACGCATCCGCGTGCCCGCGCACAAGCTTGCCTACCAGGACATGGAAGCCCTTATCGGCCGCTTCAAGAGCGTGTACGAAGGTATCCGCGTGCCCGAAGGCGAATACTACTGCGCAAGCGAATGCGCGAACGGCGAACTTGGCTTTACCATCGTGAGCGATGGTTCTGGCCACCCATACCGCATCAAGGTGCGTTCACCTTCGTTTGCCCATGTGTCTGCATTTAACGAACTCGTCGAAGGCCTTACCCTTGCCGACTCTATGGCAACACTGCCTGGCCTCAACATGATTGCTGGAGAACTTGACCGATGA
- a CDS encoding NADH-quinone oxidoreductase subunit C, with protein sequence MMEANEMTFAETVVSVLTSKFGGKKDDAAKWDACVVVPKEYLHNAVEFLKNDSSTQMDMLLDLAGIDYLTYPNHEGPRFAVSYAFKSTKNPGHRVRLKVLVSEADLKVPTVTDLYASANWLEREVYDQYGVKFEGHPDLRRILNHVEFVGHPLRKDYPAQKRQWLSTTDFLIPELEKRLEDKGYRVIQRSKEIMPVEEEYLEGSIRE encoded by the coding sequence ATGATGGAAGCCAATGAAATGACTTTTGCAGAAACGGTCGTTTCTGTCCTCACCTCCAAGTTTGGTGGTAAGAAGGACGATGCGGCCAAGTGGGATGCCTGCGTGGTGGTCCCCAAGGAATACCTGCACAATGCGGTTGAATTTTTGAAGAACGACAGCTCCACCCAGATGGATATGCTTCTGGACCTTGCGGGTATCGACTACCTCACTTACCCGAACCATGAGGGCCCTCGTTTTGCGGTCTCGTATGCTTTCAAGAGCACCAAGAATCCGGGACACCGCGTCCGTCTTAAGGTGCTGGTCAGCGAAGCCGACCTGAAGGTGCCGACCGTTACTGATTTGTATGCAAGCGCGAACTGGCTCGAACGCGAAGTTTATGACCAATACGGTGTCAAATTCGAAGGCCACCCCGACCTGCGTCGCATTCTGAACCATGTTGAATTTGTGGGCCATCCGCTTCGCAAGGATTATCCTGCCCAGAAGCGTCAGTGGCTCTCGACGACCGATTTCTTGATTCCGGAACTCGAAAAGCGTCTGGAAGACAAGGGCTACAGGGTTATCCAGCGCTCCAAGGAAATCATGCCTGTCGAAGAAGAATATCTTGAAGGGAGTATCAGAGAATGA
- the nuoB gene encoding NADH-quinone oxidoreductase subunit NuoB, producing the protein MSNEAEKPNFITTSLDFLVNWGRTNSLWPFPYGTACCAIEFMSTEVGRYDLSRIGSEYVRFTPRQSDVLLVAGTISYKQAPILKRMYEQMAEPRWVIAMGACASSGGFYDCYCTVPGIDHIIPVDVYIGGCPSRPEAFFEAMFDLQKKIKDESYMKQRAERVKDQLEMIKAKTEQAKAEAREFAREKREEIKEFVAEKEQKLVKKAQFWKE; encoded by the coding sequence ATGAGTAATGAGGCAGAAAAGCCGAATTTCATCACGACCTCGCTTGACTTCCTAGTCAATTGGGGCCGAACGAACTCCCTGTGGCCGTTCCCTTATGGTACGGCATGTTGTGCAATCGAATTCATGAGTACCGAAGTGGGCCGTTACGACTTGTCCCGTATCGGGTCGGAATACGTGCGCTTTACGCCGCGTCAGTCCGATGTGCTGCTGGTCGCGGGAACCATTTCCTATAAGCAGGCGCCGATTCTCAAGCGCATGTACGAACAGATGGCTGAACCCCGCTGGGTCATCGCCATGGGTGCCTGTGCAAGTTCGGGCGGATTCTACGACTGCTACTGCACCGTGCCGGGTATCGACCATATTATCCCGGTAGACGTGTATATCGGTGGTTGCCCCTCCCGTCCGGAAGCGTTCTTCGAGGCGATGTTTGACCTCCAGAAGAAGATCAAGGACGAGTCCTACATGAAACAGCGTGCCGAACGCGTCAAGGACCAGCTCGAAATGATCAAGGCGAAGACCGAACAGGCTAAGGCGGAAGCCCGTGAGTTTGCTCGTGAAAAGCGCGAGGAAATCAAGGAATTTGTGGCCGAAAAAGAACAGAAACTTGTGAAGAAGGCCCAGTTCTGGAAGGAGTAA
- a CDS encoding bifunctional diguanylate cyclase/phosphodiesterase produces MDYSILNSMYLDFRSKFLGPVFTTDELFAMLSKHISTLTQRTNVGYINCIYYIPASQFAPNGISGQFTVYHDKERLPEIPEATDFSETMSTGEHGSFTFQAHPIAGHTFNDIEKQFIQILSWDSFILSGRARLMGNTRKAAISDPMTGAYNQAGIFMFCQMTIGENLKDYTAYFINLKNFKYINKSMGSQMGDLALKMYVQQILLFMDKTEIIARLGGDNFFALVKKERQESFISKFSICELSLSQGPKPMNIRIQARMGVYPVEEKVEIGDVLNNAATALQAARTIKTRDVMYFTKDMLIRSMHQKEISSEFHNAIRNKEFVVFYQPKVDLLSKRVCGAEALVRWIRHRTIVPPMDFIPVLEREGTICDLDFYVFETACSDIRQWLDAGIEPKRISTNFSKLHLQNPELADHVLSIMRKYDIESKYVEVELTEVSDFDDTVAMQKFVNAMYENGIAVSIDDFGTGYSTLNVLKDFNISTIKLDKSLLNNIGIPNSKDEVIIRNVVKMANELKKEVIAEGVETEKQAKYLKSIQCNNVQGFLFDKPLIHDEFQKRLTGEVVY; encoded by the coding sequence ATGGATTATTCTATTCTAAACAGCATGTACCTTGACTTCAGGTCCAAATTCCTGGGGCCCGTATTTACTACCGATGAACTTTTTGCCATGCTGTCAAAACACATTTCCACCCTTACCCAAAGAACAAACGTCGGTTACATCAACTGCATATACTATATACCGGCAAGCCAGTTCGCGCCCAACGGCATTTCTGGCCAGTTCACGGTCTACCACGACAAGGAAAGGCTTCCAGAGATTCCAGAAGCCACGGATTTTTCCGAAACCATGAGTACGGGGGAACACGGGTCGTTCACCTTCCAGGCCCACCCAATCGCAGGGCACACCTTTAACGACATCGAAAAACAGTTCATCCAGATTCTTAGCTGGGACTCCTTTATCCTCTCCGGCCGCGCACGCCTCATGGGCAACACCCGCAAGGCCGCCATTTCCGACCCCATGACCGGGGCCTACAATCAGGCAGGCATCTTTATGTTCTGCCAGATGACGATCGGCGAAAACCTGAAGGACTACACCGCCTACTTTATCAACCTCAAGAATTTCAAGTACATCAACAAGTCCATGGGCAGCCAGATGGGCGACCTCGCCCTCAAGATGTATGTACAACAAATTCTCTTATTCATGGACAAAACGGAAATTATCGCCCGACTCGGCGGCGACAACTTTTTCGCATTAGTCAAAAAAGAACGCCAGGAAAGCTTCATTTCCAAGTTCAGCATCTGCGAGCTGTCCCTTAGCCAGGGCCCCAAGCCCATGAATATTCGCATCCAGGCACGCATGGGCGTCTACCCCGTCGAAGAAAAGGTGGAAATCGGGGACGTGCTGAACAACGCCGCCACAGCATTGCAAGCGGCAAGGACCATCAAAACGCGCGACGTCATGTACTTTACCAAGGACATGCTCATCCGCTCGATGCATCAGAAAGAAATTTCCAGCGAATTCCACAACGCCATCCGCAACAAGGAATTCGTCGTTTTCTACCAGCCGAAGGTAGACCTGCTTTCCAAACGTGTTTGCGGCGCGGAAGCGCTGGTACGTTGGATCCGCCACAGGACCATTGTCCCCCCCATGGATTTTATTCCCGTGTTGGAACGCGAAGGCACCATTTGCGACCTCGACTTTTACGTTTTCGAAACAGCCTGCTCCGATATCCGTCAATGGCTTGACGCAGGCATCGAGCCCAAACGTATTTCGACCAACTTTTCAAAGCTCCACCTGCAAAATCCGGAACTTGCCGACCATGTGCTGAGCATTATGCGCAAGTACGATATCGAAAGCAAGTATGTCGAAGTGGAATTGACCGAAGTTTCCGATTTCGACGACACCGTCGCCATGCAGAAATTCGTGAACGCGATGTACGAAAATGGCATCGCCGTATCTATTGACGATTTTGGAACTGGTTACTCGACGCTCAACGTTCTCAAGGACTTCAACATCAGCACCATCAAGCTGGACAAGTCGCTCCTCAACAACATCGGCATTCCCAATTCGAAGGACGAAGTCATTATCCGCAACGTGGTGAAAATGGCAAACGAGCTCAAGAAAGAAGTGATCGCCGAAGGAGTCGAAACGGAAAAGCAGGCTAAATACCTCAAGAGCATTCAATGCAACAATGTTCAGGGATTCCTGTTCGACAAGCCGCTTATTCACGACGAATTCCAGAAGCGCCTGACCGGCGAAGTGGTGTACTAG
- a CDS encoding 4Fe-4S binding protein gives MKKLVHDRKVCLACAGCVGICPKMALDMYGLDLQINSEKCIRCGICTRACPVGALKLTEVNDA, from the coding sequence ATGAAGAAGCTTGTTCACGACAGAAAGGTTTGTCTCGCCTGTGCGGGATGCGTAGGCATTTGCCCCAAAATGGCCCTCGACATGTACGGCCTTGACTTGCAGATTAATTCCGAAAAATGCATCCGGTGCGGCATTTGCACCAGGGCCTGTCCTGTAGGCGCACTGAAACTCACGGAGGTGAACGATGCTTGA
- a CDS encoding NAD(P)/FAD-dependent oxidoreductase, with protein sequence MLDSRYDVVVIGAGPGGSVAARNLARAGHKVLLLEKREKIGYPVRCGEASTKLSDLQTYGPIDDSCIESIINGLYIYGPAGVNIEAPQPETGIMLNREIFDPWLAKLAADDGAQVETCARADYVSDVEGDTRMVRVVLGKGDGNGSVTETATQEIFAKMVIAADGVESRIGRIVGLDCGQKPNTTCTGVDIEVQGILTKPDYLTFWQGHDFINDGYIWSFPKQKSNVTNFGAGFLVNGANRPNILEVTLEWLEKLFPGSKVNHTVGGLIPVSSVLKNYTLDRFALVGDAAHHTNPLTGGGIAAAMRAGRFCAEYVDQGLKAGDLSKPFLKQYEKRCYDYFGKMHDFEYKFRRFLLAINREEQIGLYKVLQGFALSGYKKSAFLKTPVQTTKYLYKFWKFK encoded by the coding sequence ATGCTTGATTCCCGTTACGATGTCGTCGTGATTGGCGCAGGCCCCGGCGGATCTGTTGCCGCAAGAAACCTCGCCCGTGCAGGCCACAAGGTTCTGCTCCTCGAAAAACGCGAAAAGATTGGCTACCCGGTGCGTTGTGGCGAAGCGAGCACCAAGCTTTCGGATTTGCAGACCTACGGTCCAATTGACGACAGTTGCATCGAAAGCATTATCAACGGTCTCTACATTTACGGCCCCGCCGGCGTGAACATCGAAGCTCCGCAGCCGGAAACGGGCATCATGCTGAACCGTGAAATTTTTGACCCGTGGCTTGCAAAGCTAGCGGCCGACGATGGAGCCCAGGTGGAGACCTGCGCTCGCGCCGACTACGTGAGCGATGTCGAAGGCGATACTCGCATGGTTCGCGTTGTTCTCGGTAAAGGCGATGGTAACGGCTCTGTCACCGAAACCGCCACGCAGGAAATCTTTGCGAAGATGGTTATCGCGGCAGATGGTGTCGAAAGCCGCATTGGCCGCATAGTCGGACTTGACTGCGGACAGAAGCCCAATACGACCTGCACCGGTGTCGATATTGAAGTGCAAGGAATCTTGACCAAGCCCGATTACCTGACCTTCTGGCAAGGTCACGACTTTATCAACGACGGATACATCTGGAGTTTCCCGAAGCAGAAGTCGAACGTCACGAACTTCGGCGCAGGATTCCTCGTGAATGGAGCGAACCGTCCGAACATTCTGGAAGTGACTCTCGAATGGCTCGAAAAACTTTTCCCCGGTTCTAAGGTCAACCACACTGTCGGCGGACTCATCCCCGTTTCGAGCGTTCTCAAGAACTACACGCTCGACCGTTTTGCCCTTGTCGGCGACGCCGCCCACCACACCAACCCGCTTACGGGTGGTGGCATCGCTGCCGCGATGCGCGCCGGCCGCTTCTGCGCCGAATACGTGGACCAGGGCCTCAAAGCAGGCGACCTTTCGAAGCCGTTCCTAAAGCAGTATGAAAAACGCTGCTACGACTACTTCGGCAAGATGCATGACTTTGAATACAAGTTCCGCAGGTTCCTGCTAGCCATCAACCGCGAAGAGCAAATCGGACTTTACAAGGTTCTGCAGGGATTCGCCCTGAGCGGATACAAGAAGAGCGCCTTCCTCAAGACGCCCGTGCAGACTACAAAATACCTGTACAAATTCTGGAAGTTCAAGTAG
- a CDS encoding NAD(P)H-binding protein, with translation MKVAVLGSTGLIGKNVLKLLSRLPQVVRVYCPVRECPNIASFGIMEGASKFDFEQVDFEQANGDAREKFYAGFVGCDSVVCCLGTTRKQAGGKAAQEKIDLRLPLTLAAIAKKAGVKHFLCVSAQGADSHSFFFYNKLKGMLEEGLTLINFEALTLVRPSLLLGKHKDKRFGEELLQKTIGAHPEWIPVYVRPVHAETVAAHLVASLLRPPTDHICATDGVKGKRIIYNRVLAQTKVDDLF, from the coding sequence ATGAAAGTTGCTGTTCTTGGCTCTACCGGCTTAATTGGAAAAAATGTCCTGAAATTGCTATCTCGCCTTCCGCAAGTGGTACGCGTCTATTGTCCCGTTCGCGAGTGTCCAAACATTGCTAGTTTCGGCATAATGGAAGGGGCTTCCAAGTTTGATTTCGAACAAGTTGACTTTGAACAAGCTAATGGGGATGCCCGTGAAAAGTTCTATGCCGGTTTTGTAGGGTGTGATTCTGTAGTCTGTTGTCTAGGAACGACGCGGAAACAAGCGGGTGGCAAGGCCGCGCAAGAAAAAATAGACTTGAGACTTCCGCTTACGTTGGCTGCCATTGCCAAGAAAGCGGGAGTGAAGCATTTCCTGTGTGTGAGCGCGCAAGGGGCCGACAGTCATTCATTCTTCTTTTACAATAAACTAAAGGGAATGCTCGAAGAGGGACTGACCTTGATCAATTTTGAGGCGCTTACGCTCGTGCGTCCGTCGCTATTGCTCGGTAAACACAAGGATAAACGCTTTGGTGAAGAACTGCTTCAAAAAACAATCGGCGCACACCCTGAATGGATTCCCGTCTATGTGCGCCCGGTGCATGCCGAGACGGTGGCGGCACATCTGGTGGCGTCCCTGTTGAGACCACCTACGGATCATATCTGCGCAACCGACGGCGTGAAAGGCAAGCGGATTATCTACAACCGCGTACTCGCCCAGACGAAAGTGGATGATTTGTTCTAG